The Vitis vinifera cultivar Pinot Noir 40024 chromosome 7, ASM3070453v1 genomic interval aatatatataactgaatctattgataacaaatttattttaattatatttatttatataaataaaatatttttagttgaatgaaatattaaatattttaatttttttctatttggttAAGAAACAATGCTACttgtattaaaataattggAATAGATTAAGATGGGATAATCCCGTTTGGCCATTGTCATTCCTAAATGAAGCCGTTAAAGCcaaaagaatattaataaactttaaatatttttgtatggtttttttttaagttaaacattatttttatattttaaattttaagatccgatatttgaatttgagtttAGTAGGGATTTTGAATTTTCTGAGCCCATTTTGAatgaatattttctttattttctttttgtttatttccttccattttggttttttctttatatatctttttgggGATTGCAGTGCCTCTCTTTGATTACAAACAAATGAGCAAAATAGACATACTGATAATTGCTCTGGCATCcatcaaaaataaaagttgGGCTCAAGCAAGAATTTATGGCCCAGGAttagtaaaaaatatttgggcCAGGCTTCATGTTGTCATTGGAAGCCCAGCCCGTACACAGGAGGGGCCGAAGCCTTGTCCATCCAATGCCATTCCTATTGGCTATTGTTGATAAAGCGGGGCGATATCAGCGTGTGTGCATATAAATGGGCCTAGTATGCAATACCCGCAAAATAAAAGGGGCAGAAAAGCAAATAAGAAAAACCCATTCTAAAAAGTAAAACGAAAAACAAGCCCTAGCCGTGGTGGTCTTCATCGTTCAAGCCCTCACTCTCTCTCGCCGCTGTCGCTCCTCGGGTAATCTCTTTCTCTCGATTCTTCTATGTTCTTCGATTGCAGATTACGGATTCAATCCAATCCAATTTTCAACTGACGGTATTCtcaatttctcttctttttgcgCGATTCGAGTCCTATTCGAATGTGTGCTTCGATTCGAATCTGCTTGCATGTATGTCGTTGGTGATGTTTCTGGTGATTATGTTGAATGGTGgtgttccttttttatttttttggtttctgTTTGGTTTTTGTAAtcgataaaaattgaaattagttTCGAGGGGTCTTGCTAGGTATTCTTTTGGGTGAGCTGGGTTGTAAATTAGTAGGCACACTGTTATCACTTCAGTTTTTGTATCCATAGAAATAAGGATTCTAGCATGCGTTTCGATTTTTGGGCTTATCCATTTGTTTGtgttttgatttctttgttCCACATATATTATTATGGCTGGGTAATGTTTGGCAATGCAGGTTTTCATTGGATGGCGAAAAGACCAGAACCAGACGATGATGATTTTAGCGAAATTTATAAGGAATATACTGGTCCTCCTCGATCTACCACCAGCAATGTACAAGATAAAGCGAAAACAAGCAAAAGGTCTCATGCAAGTTCTGATGAGGAAGAGGAACCTCGTGACCCCAATGCTGTCCCAACAGATTTCACCAGTAGGGAAGCTAAGGTTTGGGAGGCTAAGTCTAAAGCTACAGAGAGGAActggaagaaaagaaaggaagaagaaatgatCTGCAAAATATGTGGCGAATCAGGCCACTTTACTCAGGTGCTGTTGCTTTCTCTATCAATTCTTTTCCAAAGGGTGTCGGAATAAAGCATTATAGTAATGCATTGTTTTTTCTATTATGAGAGAATTTGCTTGTCAGTTCTGATATGCAATTGACCttgtttttggaagaaaaaagggTCAAggtattatatttgattttttttcttattttatttgatttttttctcatacttgtaagtttttaactaattgtaactatatttgattttttttttcttatttgatttggtAAAACCGAAGatgagaaaatcaattttcatagcattttttttccttagtactttcctaAAACTGAACACTCAATGTGTTCTCTATTTGGGTTGAATGTTATGCTTGGAACATATACAGGGATGCCCATCTACTCTTGGAGCAAACCGCAAGTCTCAAGATTTCTTTGAAAGGGTTCCTGCAAGAGAAAAGCATGTGAAGGCGCTTTTCACAGAGAAAGTGATACACAAGATTGAAAAGGACATTGGctgtaaaattaaaatggagGAGAAATTTATAATTGTTAGTGGCAAGGATAGGCTAATTTTGGCAAAAGGCATCGATGCAGTGCACAAAGTGATTAAGGAGGAGGGTAATAAAAAGGCTTCGTCTACTTCTCACATGAATAGGTCTAGGTCACCTGAGCGGAGCCCTGTTGGCCCTCGGTTTGGACGCTCTGAATCCCAAAAATCTCATCCTAGTCCACAAAATATAGCACAGTTCCAACAGAGATTTGGCAGGCAAGAGAGAGTTGTGGAAGACCGTATTCGTGACGATATGCAGAAACTGTCAAGAGGTTCCCCACAAGGTAGGGACAGCATACGATATATTTACGGCATCCATAAAAAGCTGGTAATCCCATATTCGTAGCTTATTAGGTCCTTAGATATTTTCATACGTGTCTCTTGTTGACCTCACATTTTTTGAATTCTTAATGATACTACTTGTTGCTTATCATTTTTGTTTGCAGCAAGAGGTAAGTTATTATGTTCAAGCATTATGTGTTCGATTCTGAAGTAACTTTCCTGGGTGAGTCTGAATTGATCGGATTGTCTCCAAAACAATTATATTTACTGAAAGTATATCAGCATTGTTTGCATCGGATGGATTCACTGAGTGAATATAAGATAGCATGTCTAATTAAAGCTACCATCTATGTTAGCATCTTGAATCAAGTGCTTAACATACTCTTCCTTTGCTGAAGCTTATGGTAATGATGGAGCTAGAGGTCGTTCAAGCCATTCAAAATCTCCAGCTCAGCCCCCTTACACGGGCAGTTCATATAATTCATATGATGGACATAATCAGAGTGTGGGGGTCTACAGAAATGATGGGTGGGATACTGAGAGACGAGGATCTGATATGCAATCTGGCCGTAAGTTTGAATACCCTGCCGCCCCACAGACATTAGAGGAGTTAGAGTTGGAATATAAGAGGGAGGCAATGGATCTTGGAAGAATTCGTgataaagaagaagatgaagaaaattataagcATCGTGAGGTATAAAGCTTATCTTTTAAACTTATTCTCGACTGCCCAAGTGATAGCTGGTTTATTTAAACACACCAAACCAATTTTGATGATTAGTGAACATTTGCTCCTATTTTGACAAATTCAAATGTtgagtttcttttttatttttccattttttatagcCTATAAGAAGAACTCAGGCTCAAATTATGTTTTAGGctccaaaaatgtttttaactaaaGTATGACTGAAATTCTTTTTGGGAACAATTTTAAATGCTTCTTTAGTTATATCATAAAACCCAGTATTGTGCATGCTATTTTTATTTCTGCTTAAGGTACTTATGTTGCCTGATTCCTTAAATTTCACACAAGTGTGACCTTAATTCTTATGTGAGGTTTCAACATGAATATAGCACTGGTGTCTTGAACATAAAAACGTTTTGCTATCAACTTATGGTTCTTGAGCAAATATTTATTGCACTGGTGACATTAATTCTTATGTGAGGATTTCACTGGTGTCTTGAACTTAAAAAGGTTTAGCTATTAACTTATGGTTCTTGAGCAAATATTATAGCATTCCTACACCTCAGAAAGATTAGAGCTTGTTTGacacttttcctttttcaaacatAAATGCTAATGATCCCATAATGACCCTGATactcaaattataataatacccTCAAAATTGATCGTTAACAGTCAGTAATGGGATTTTTCATGaagattttttgaaagaaattcaaaaacaaGAAGCTTAAAACATTTCTTCCAAAATGGGGAAATTGGAAACAGAAAATTCAGCCCAATAAATGCAACTTTAAGACAAAACTTGTCATCATGAGTTGCTATGTTCACTCTCCTTTATGGAACATGGGGGCATCAAAATGCCATCTTAGCTGTTTGTTGTATTGATTAAGAAATTTGTTTTCTGACAAACTGGTTTTATGGATTCAAGGCTGTTAGGGAAATGAGAGAGAATTACATGAAGAAACTAGCTATCTTAAGGGGCACGCATGCAAAGCAATGGGAGGAATTTCTTCAACTTGATGCTGAAAGGCAACACCAACGGGCACGTCAACAGATGTCCAGTTCAGGTTTTGGTGGCTATAAGCAGGCCAGTTATTCTGATTATGATGGTTCCTCTGCCAATCCTCATTATGCTGGAGCCAATATACCTATGGATTCAAGGGGCAGGTACCCGAACCCTGTGGAAAACTATCCTCCTTCAAGGCCTCATGATACTTACAGTGAGTTTCAGCGTCAAAGGAGAGAAGATTTTGGGAAAGCTTACCACCGATACTAAATTGGTATTTTGGAATTAAGTTTGGTGAGTCACATCCTTACATCAAGTTAagaaattgtaatttatttctcttttggtTGTCCTAAGGCATTGAAGGCCTGCTCTCATTGTCCAATTTTGTGATAAGGTTCACAGTACATGAGATATGGTTCCAGGGGTGGGGGTTTAGATGGCAAGATTTATCAAAATCCTTTACGCATTTTCTATAATACACACCATTGCAGTTGTTGCACAGTGCATAGAGAAATGGGCAGCTTGTGTAAATTTAGTAGGTTTTTGTCTGGGCATGGGTGGGAGACATAAGACTTATCTTTATGGCTTATTATGCATTAGCTTAAAATTTCAATCCAAAAATTTTCAGGGTCCAGATCTTGATTGGGTACGAGTAATGCACAGGGGAGCCCCAAATTTAGGTATGCTCAGTTATGTTTTTGGgcttatgaaagaaaatgacaaacaTCAAATTCTGTTGGTACAGTTCTTTCCTTCTCAATTTGGTGTTCTTTTGTTCAAATTTCATTGCAGACAAATGATTTTAGCTTATTTGTTAGGCTAGTATTGTTTTAAAGTTACAACTTTGTTAGTCGTGGAGATTTCACATCAATTATCAGAGTAGGACCAAAGACACTGCTCATTGGTTTGGAGTACTAATGGTTGAATTCAAGgttaattgtttgttttttcttcttgtctATGATATTTAAGTTCTACATCGGAGAGCACTGAATGTTCCTAGATGATGGTTTTgcatttgtttcaaattttcttggTCATCACTATAATTTGGATGCTTGGTTGGCACGGAACTAGAAAGTAATGCCCACTAAGCCTTGCAGGAACAAAGAATATGTTTCCTTTGGAGAGAGGTATGTCTTGGGTTACCAAATCCTTTCCCAAGCTCTTGTCAAATATGACTTGATTGGCCAAACAGATTTTACTATTGCATTGTTATTGAGCATCCGGATAGTAGTTAGTAGGTTGAGAATCCTAAATCACTCTGCAGTTAAATTAACTACTTTTCTAGGCAGTACCATTGCCGTACCAGATGTGGTAAGTATAATTTTTGTGGTGCTGTTAAGGCCACACAACAGATTTGTGCCTGTTCAGCCGATTCCTGTCTCCTCTCCGGAATCGCTTCAAAACTATACAGTTCTTATTATTCTTTCTGCTGGTGGCTTGAGTTTCCTCATTCATGATCATAGAGAACATGTCATTAGAAGGGAACTCACCCGGTAATCAGAGAGAGAGTTGCAGTACTCTTGAAGCTTGCGTGCAGAAGGTGTTGCAGTATCATATAAAGCAACTGAAGATTGGAAtggaaaaaatgttttatgatTAAACACCATTTGCCTACAGTTGGGAGTTCAGGTTAGGAGGATGATTCAAGACTAGGAAAGAGAATGGACTCCTGCGCAACTGAAAGGTTAAAATTGGCCATGCAAAGGTTGAGAGGACGGTCATAACAGAAGAATTAATGCTCATAGGTAGCTTGTTAATAATGCTCTTGGATGATTTGGGCATTCCAAATATTATTCAAATGAGTTGATGTTGGCAATTAATATCTTTCTTGGTGGATTAATTTCTTACTTCACAAAAAGATAAGAAGGGAGTAAAggacaagaaaaaaatggatgCAAGCACTTGGAAAATTGTAGAGAACATAATGCCAACTGCCTTTTGATCTTCCTGGTCTAATGACTGCAACCTGTTCAGCTTCCTTGCAAAAAGAGGGCAACAAGTCCTCTATTGTTGCGTTAAGATGAAGCTGGAATCTCCTTTACTAAAACgtttataaagaaaaaacaagcgttttgataaaattttaaaaatatttaaaaataaaaataaaaatcgcttgtaatgttttataaaaaaaacatctgATAGATGATTCCCTCAAAATTACTTATAGAAAAGATACTTGcatgaaaaatactaaaagtaaaaacaaaaatcaattgcATATCTTGTGATAACTAAGGTTATCCTGTAAACCAAAGGGTAGTGGTTCAAATCTTCATATATGGCTGAATAAGCATATGACTACGGGTAGATCAACCTGGTAGCTTTTTTGTATGATATTGGTATCACATGCATCTGACCCGGGGGGGAAAGGGTGAGGATATGTCAAAATAAAAGAGTGATATTAGTCTTGAGATGTGTTTCATAGTGAAAATTCTCACATTGAAAGTAAACTAGCATGTGCTCgatctattttctgtttttgcaTGTGTTATTGCTCTAAATAACAGAAGAGAAAACTTTGGGTCCTCAATGGCGGGAAGTTAAAACACTTgggtggattttttttatatgt includes:
- the LOC100258835 gene encoding uncharacterized protein LOC100258835, with the translated sequence MAKRPEPDDDDFSEIYKEYTGPPRSTTSNVQDKAKTSKRSHASSDEEEEPRDPNAVPTDFTSREAKVWEAKSKATERNWKKRKEEEMICKICGESGHFTQGCPSTLGANRKSQDFFERVPAREKHVKALFTEKVIHKIEKDIGCKIKMEEKFIIVSGKDRLILAKGIDAVHKVIKEEGNKKASSTSHMNRSRSPERSPVGPRFGRSESQKSHPSPQNIAQFQQRFGRQERVVEDRIRDDMQKLSRGSPQAYGNDGARGRSSHSKSPAQPPYTGSSYNSYDGHNQSVGVYRNDGWDTERRGSDMQSGRKFEYPAAPQTLEELELEYKREAMDLGRIRDKEEDEENYKHREAVREMRENYMKKLAILRGTHAKQWEEFLQLDAERQHQRARQQMSSSGFGGYKQASYSDYDGSSANPHYAGANIPMDSRGRYPNPVENYPPSRPHDTYSEFQRQRREDFGKAYHRY